Sequence from the Ectothiorhodospira sp. BSL-9 genome:
GCCAGGGCCGTGGTGAAGAAGAACGTGATGGCCAGCATGTGGGCCGGGTTATAGTGGAAGTGCAAGAACTGGTAACCGACGTTGGACACCCAGTCCAGGTGACTCATGATGCCGTAGGGGAAACCATGACCCCAGGCACCCAGCAGGACCGGGCGGATGACCACCAACGCGACATAGGCGAAGATCGCAACACTGAACGCGATCGGCACATGGTAGCCCATGCCCAGTTTGTTACAGATTTCTACCTGGCGAAGTGCCCAGGAGACAAATGCACCGATGGCGCAGATGGTAATGAATTGCCATAGGCCGCCCTCCGCAAGCGGAGCCAGACCCAGGCCATAACTCAAGTCAGGTGGGGCGATATTAATCTGCCAGATATTCCAGGTTGGGCCCATCGCCGCGCCCCAGACGATCAGCAGCGTTCCCAGCGCTGCGAAGATGGCCGTTAGCACCCCAAAAAAACCAACGTAGAATGGGCCTACCCAGAAGTCAAATAGATTGCCC
This genomic interval carries:
- the pufL gene encoding photosynthetic reaction center subunit L, producing MSMLSFEKRYRVRGGTLIGGNLFDFWVGPFYVGFFGVLTAIFAALGTLLIVWGAAMGPTWNIWQINIAPPDLSYGLGLAPLAEGGLWQFITICAIGAFVSWALRQVEICNKLGMGYHVPIAFSVAIFAYVALVVIRPVLLGAWGHGFPYGIMSHLDWVSNVGYQFLHFHYNPAHMLAITFFFTTALALSLHGGLILSVTNPKKGEAVKTPEYEDTFFRDTVGYSIGALGVHRLGLFLALNAAFWSAVCIILSGPFWTRSWPEWWNWWLNLPIWA